Proteins found in one Cytobacillus luteolus genomic segment:
- a CDS encoding 2-hydroxymuconate tautomerase — protein sequence MPYVTVKMLEGRSEEQKKALVEKVTDAVSETTGAPKEKIAVFIEEMSKNHYALGGKRLSDE from the coding sequence ATGCCATACGTCACTGTCAAAATGCTAGAAGGTCGTTCAGAAGAACAAAAAAAAGCACTAGTTGAAAAAGTAACAGACGCTGTATCTGAAACAACTGGAGCACCAAAAGAAAAAATTGCCGTATTTATTGAAGAAATGTCTAAAAACCACTACGCACTCGGTGGAAAACGCCTGAGTGATGAATAA
- a CDS encoding NCS2 family permease codes for MFTFFKLNELNTNVRTEVIAGITTFLTMVYIVIVNPIILSDAGVPFNQVFTATIIATIIGTLWMSLFANYPIAIAPGMGLNAYFAYSVVGTNPNITYEVAFSAVFFAGVLFIILSLTPFRKKLIEAIPENLKHGITAGIGLFIAFIGLRLTGIVTAHEANLVTLGNLHDPGVILALVGLAVTLVLMSLNVHGALFIGMIITGAIAFFTGQLEFKDGFVALPTLSEGLIVANPFAAIGDVIQYGLYAVVFSFLLVTIFDTTGTMVGVAQQAGLMKGNKMPRARQALLADSVATTAGAMFGTSPTSAYIESSAGVAAGGRTGLTTLTVAILFGVAAFFGPLVGAVSGIAAITAPALIIVGSLMMGAISHIKWNELDEAFPAFLIILSMPLTSSIATGIALGFISYPLMKVVKGKWREVHPLVYLFAILFFYQLAFLPH; via the coding sequence ATGTTTACGTTCTTTAAGTTAAATGAATTAAATACAAACGTCAGAACAGAAGTCATCGCAGGTATCACCACATTCCTAACAATGGTATACATCGTCATTGTTAACCCTATTATTCTTTCAGATGCTGGTGTACCGTTCAATCAGGTATTCACAGCAACCATTATAGCAACCATCATCGGAACGCTTTGGATGTCACTGTTTGCAAACTATCCAATTGCCATCGCTCCTGGAATGGGGCTTAACGCTTATTTTGCCTATTCAGTTGTTGGCACAAATCCAAATATCACGTATGAAGTAGCATTTTCTGCTGTTTTCTTTGCAGGTGTATTGTTTATCATTTTATCTTTAACACCGTTTCGCAAAAAACTAATCGAAGCCATTCCCGAAAATTTAAAGCACGGAATTACTGCTGGAATCGGTTTATTTATTGCGTTTATTGGTCTTCGCTTAACTGGTATTGTTACAGCACATGAAGCAAATTTAGTTACACTTGGAAATCTTCACGACCCTGGAGTTATTTTAGCACTAGTAGGCTTAGCAGTTACCCTTGTATTAATGTCACTTAATGTGCATGGAGCTTTATTCATCGGTATGATCATTACTGGTGCGATTGCTTTCTTCACAGGTCAACTTGAGTTCAAAGATGGATTTGTTGCACTTCCTACTCTTTCTGAAGGTTTGATTGTAGCTAATCCATTTGCTGCAATTGGTGACGTGATTCAGTACGGTTTATATGCAGTTGTATTCTCCTTCCTATTAGTTACTATTTTTGATACAACAGGAACAATGGTTGGAGTAGCCCAGCAGGCTGGGCTAATGAAAGGAAATAAAATGCCTCGTGCACGTCAAGCTTTATTAGCAGATTCTGTTGCTACAACAGCCGGTGCGATGTTTGGTACAAGTCCAACGAGTGCTTATATTGAGTCATCTGCTGGTGTTGCAGCTGGTGGTCGTACAGGATTAACCACGCTAACAGTTGCGATTTTGTTCGGAGTTGCTGCCTTTTTCGGGCCACTTGTTGGAGCTGTTTCTGGAATCGCCGCTATCACAGCACCTGCGTTAATTATCGTTGGTAGCTTAATGATGGGTGCCATCTCACATATTAAATGGAATGAGTTAGATGAAGCATTTCCTGCATTCTTAATTATCCTAAGCATGCCACTAACATCAAGTATTGCGACTGGAATTGCATTAGGATTCATTTCTTACCCATTAATGAAGGTCGTTAAGGGGAAATGGAGAGAAGTTCATCCTCTTGTTTATTTATTTGCCATATTGTTCTTCTATCAATTAGCATTTCTTCCACATTAA
- a CDS encoding site-2 protease family protein: MERFLAFPLEQIPYVVAVLLIAFTVHEFAHAYVAYKFGDPTAKNQGRLTLSPLAHLDPIGTLLIFIAGFGWARPVPVNRFFFKNPRLAGVLVSVAGPISNLIVASIGFCLLYLFARTGLLGSMSPALQDGAIQFFEMLIYLNVLLFVFNLLPFPPLDGYRILEDLMPADIRAKMTQYESYGIIIFLFLVITPLDQYTIQPIFNTVIPFVIGILQGLFGTLFGM; the protein is encoded by the coding sequence GTGGAACGATTTTTGGCTTTTCCATTGGAACAGATTCCATATGTGGTCGCAGTCCTTTTGATCGCTTTTACTGTTCATGAATTTGCACATGCATATGTAGCATACAAATTCGGTGATCCTACTGCGAAAAATCAAGGAAGACTAACCTTATCACCACTTGCTCATTTAGACCCAATTGGAACACTGCTCATTTTCATTGCTGGATTTGGTTGGGCAAGACCCGTACCAGTAAACCGATTTTTCTTTAAAAATCCAAGACTTGCAGGTGTGCTTGTGTCCGTTGCTGGACCGATAAGTAATTTGATTGTGGCGTCCATTGGTTTTTGTCTACTTTACTTATTTGCAAGGACTGGACTATTAGGTTCCATGTCGCCTGCCCTGCAGGATGGAGCAATTCAATTTTTTGAAATGCTTATTTACTTAAACGTACTATTATTTGTTTTCAATCTACTGCCGTTTCCACCGTTAGATGGATATCGAATTTTAGAGGATTTAATGCCTGCAGACATACGTGCTAAAATGACTCAATATGAAAGCTATGGAATTATTATTTTCCTTTTCCTAGTCATAACACCACTTGATCAATATACAATCCAACCAATATTCAATACGGTCATACCTTTTGTCATTGGCATACTACAAGGTCTCTTTGGTACACTTTTTGGGATGTAG
- a CDS encoding YwhD family protein has product MEQDQPKKKVAFNILKNDSTDGHGGFGVGTLSLENISPVFVDIENEDVFVDIGAMHARSVVEKGIKFLPNKEEVPNGKPYWLVWVTIDVTQDGGYYAGVTACEMTVDREIRRGYKSLPVHVNLMDKSLKRKIIVDHMDDKSKKLLAEFLQKHDLGIWNRSSDELKQGLHVEN; this is encoded by the coding sequence ATGGAACAGGATCAACCGAAAAAGAAGGTAGCTTTTAATATTCTAAAAAATGACTCAACTGATGGTCATGGTGGCTTTGGTGTTGGAACGTTAAGTCTTGAAAACATCTCGCCTGTTTTTGTAGATATTGAAAATGAAGATGTATTTGTTGATATCGGAGCTATGCATGCACGAAGCGTTGTGGAAAAAGGAATAAAATTTTTGCCGAATAAGGAAGAAGTTCCTAATGGAAAACCGTATTGGCTTGTCTGGGTAACAATTGATGTTACTCAAGATGGAGGCTATTATGCTGGTGTAACGGCTTGTGAAATGACAGTTGACCGCGAGATACGTCGTGGCTATAAGTCTTTACCTGTGCACGTAAACCTAATGGATAAATCATTGAAGCGCAAAATTATTGTTGACCACATGGATGATAAATCAAAAAAGCTGTTAGCCGAATTTTTACAGAAACATGATTTGGGCATATGGAACCGCTCAAGTGACGAACTTAAACAAGGTCTACACGTTGAAAACTAA